A genome region from Arthrobacter sp. SLBN-100 includes the following:
- a CDS encoding FUSC family protein, whose protein sequence is MKLLMEQMRALHRLEPANRDHLAALRVAISVAVPSLLLLAAGRTDLIMYAVFGALTGMYGRSETHQLRLLHQCQAAVVLLGGVAAGLFLSVNHLQSWWLVAVEAVLAGVGSVFADRVRLKPNGPFFGILALGACASVPVVVPWQVALLIAAGSAAFSVLVGFGGWVRHRSWQRGAVRGAPALQAAGLPEVLVHAARYVLAVGAAGTVGVLSGSGHPHWAMAAAAVPLAGADLPSSVRRGIHRIVGTFVGLAVTAVVLIPGPWTLAGLIPGQQTLVLALLVILFQFTTELFMARHYGLAMVSFTPVILLMTQLAAPIDPAVLILERGVETLVGALVGILVVVAVRRSGSRTAAALLGLPRRARH, encoded by the coding sequence ATGAAGCTTCTGATGGAGCAGATGCGCGCCCTCCACCGGCTGGAACCGGCGAACCGCGACCACCTCGCCGCCCTGCGCGTGGCCATCAGCGTCGCCGTCCCCTCGCTCCTGCTGCTGGCCGCGGGCCGGACCGACCTCATCATGTATGCCGTTTTCGGTGCCCTGACCGGGATGTACGGGCGTTCGGAAACGCACCAGCTCCGCCTCCTGCACCAGTGCCAGGCCGCGGTGGTCCTGCTGGGCGGCGTCGCGGCAGGCCTGTTCCTGTCCGTCAACCACCTCCAGTCCTGGTGGCTCGTTGCCGTCGAAGCGGTTCTGGCCGGCGTCGGATCGGTTTTCGCGGACCGGGTGCGGCTCAAGCCGAACGGGCCGTTCTTTGGCATCCTGGCGCTCGGTGCCTGCGCCTCGGTGCCCGTGGTGGTTCCCTGGCAGGTGGCTCTGCTCATCGCTGCGGGGTCCGCCGCATTTTCCGTGCTGGTGGGTTTCGGCGGCTGGGTCCGGCACAGGTCCTGGCAGCGGGGTGCCGTCCGGGGCGCGCCCGCCCTGCAGGCTGCCGGCCTCCCGGAAGTGCTGGTGCACGCCGCGCGGTATGTTCTTGCCGTGGGTGCTGCCGGTACCGTGGGGGTCCTCAGCGGCAGTGGCCACCCGCACTGGGCGATGGCCGCCGCAGCCGTTCCCCTTGCCGGCGCCGACCTGCCCAGCAGCGTCCGGCGAGGCATCCACCGCATCGTCGGAACGTTCGTGGGATTGGCGGTCACCGCCGTCGTACTTATTCCCGGGCCGTGGACCCTGGCGGGACTGATTCCCGGGCAGCAGACCTTAGTGCTGGCCCTCCTGGTGATCCTTTTCCAGTTCACCACAGAGCTGTTTATGGCCCGTCACTACGGCCTGGCCATGGTCTCCTTTACGCCGGTGATCCTGCTGATGACCCAGCTCGCCGCACCGATCGACCCCGCTGTCCTGATCCTGGAACGCGGCGTGGAGACCCTGGTGGGGGCGCTGGTGGGCATCCTGGTGGTAGTGGCCGTGCGGCGGTCCGGATCACGGACCGCTGCTGCCCTCCTTGGGCTTCCGCGGAGGGCCCGCCACTAG
- a CDS encoding MFS transporter produces the protein MPTDRSITDSSAGTYSASGTNPVTPPGTPPAAATAPRKPKKLGRRRLKESDVNVVNQPMLKKALGGTIVGNTMEWYDVGVFGYLITTMGPVFLPESDPTTQTLFLLGTFAATFIARPLGGVIFGWMGDKVGRQKILAATLMLMAASTFAIGLLPGYAQIGLWAAGLLVLLKIIQGFSTGGEYAGATTFVSEYAPDKRRGFFASFLDMGSYLGFALGAALVSALQLTLGQGVMEEWGWRIPFLVAGPLGLIAIYFRSKIEESPQFQATLDAQEDLAKHAAASDEATAKGPVGIVKAYWRSLIVAMVLVAAANTAGYALTSYMPTYLTESKGYDEVHGTLLTIPVLVVMSLCIPLTGKLSDRIGRRPVLWIGALSTVVLAAPAFMLIGVGQIWSTLAGLALIAFPVTFYVANLASALPAQFPTSSRYGAMGIAYNFSVAIFGGTTPFIVAALISATGNDMMPAYYLMGTSLVGAVAIYFLKESAQRPLPGSMPSVDTQAEARELVATQDENPLIDLDELPFETQDITDSSAGKVPAHV, from the coding sequence ATGCCCACAGACCGAAGCATCACCGACTCTTCCGCAGGCACGTACAGCGCCTCCGGAACCAACCCTGTTACACCCCCCGGCACCCCACCCGCGGCTGCCACGGCACCACGGAAACCCAAAAAACTGGGGCGCCGCCGGCTCAAGGAGTCGGACGTCAACGTGGTGAACCAGCCCATGCTCAAGAAAGCACTGGGCGGAACCATCGTGGGCAACACCATGGAATGGTACGACGTAGGCGTTTTCGGCTACCTCATCACCACTATGGGACCCGTCTTCCTGCCGGAATCGGATCCCACCACCCAAACGCTGTTCCTGCTCGGAACTTTTGCCGCCACCTTCATCGCCCGTCCCCTGGGCGGAGTCATCTTCGGCTGGATGGGCGACAAGGTGGGACGGCAGAAGATCCTCGCCGCCACGCTGATGCTGATGGCCGCGAGCACGTTCGCCATCGGGCTCCTGCCCGGCTATGCGCAGATCGGGCTGTGGGCCGCCGGCCTGCTGGTGCTGCTGAAGATCATCCAGGGCTTCTCCACGGGCGGTGAGTACGCCGGCGCCACCACGTTCGTCAGCGAATATGCCCCGGACAAGCGCCGCGGCTTCTTCGCGAGCTTCCTGGATATGGGCAGCTACCTCGGCTTTGCCCTCGGCGCTGCCTTGGTTTCCGCACTGCAGCTGACCCTGGGCCAGGGTGTTATGGAGGAATGGGGCTGGCGCATCCCGTTCCTGGTGGCGGGTCCCCTGGGCCTGATCGCCATCTACTTCCGGAGCAAGATCGAGGAGTCCCCCCAATTCCAGGCCACCCTGGATGCGCAGGAAGACCTCGCCAAGCATGCCGCCGCCTCGGACGAGGCAACGGCAAAGGGGCCGGTAGGAATCGTGAAGGCCTACTGGCGCTCCCTCATTGTGGCGATGGTCCTGGTGGCCGCCGCCAATACCGCCGGCTACGCGCTGACGTCCTACATGCCTACTTACCTCACCGAGTCCAAGGGCTACGACGAGGTGCACGGCACCCTGCTGACCATCCCCGTCCTGGTGGTGATGAGCCTCTGCATTCCGCTGACCGGCAAGCTGTCCGACCGGATCGGCCGCCGGCCAGTGCTGTGGATCGGTGCGCTGAGCACGGTTGTCCTGGCAGCCCCGGCCTTTATGCTGATCGGCGTCGGCCAGATCTGGTCCACGCTGGCCGGCCTTGCACTCATCGCGTTCCCGGTGACGTTCTACGTTGCCAACCTGGCCTCGGCCCTGCCGGCCCAGTTCCCCACCTCCAGCCGCTACGGCGCCATGGGCATTGCCTACAACTTCTCGGTGGCGATCTTCGGCGGTACCACCCCGTTCATCGTGGCAGCCCTGATCAGCGCCACCGGCAACGACATGATGCCTGCCTACTACCTCATGGGTACATCGCTGGTGGGCGCCGTGGCCATCTACTTCCTGAAGGAATCGGCCCAGCGGCCGCTGCCCGGCTCCATGCCCAGCGTGGATACCCAGGCGGAAGCCCGCGAACTGGTGGCCACCCAGGACGAGAACCCGCTGATTGACCTGGACGAGCTCCCGTTCGAAACCCAGGACATCACCGATTCGAGTGCAGGGAAGGTCCCCGCCCACGTTTAG
- a CDS encoding ATP-dependent DNA ligase, which translates to MAAAKERVRVAGRELTLTNLGKVIYPETGTTKADILAYYAAVAHVLIPAAANRPATRKRWVNGVGTAEKPGEVFFQKNLEDSAPGWLPRAAITHKDRTIHYPMVNDAATLTWFGQINSLEVHVPQWQVDSHGNQLNPDRLVLDLDPGTGAGLEECVEVALLARTILEDVGLDPVPVTSGSKGIHLYAALDRSQTSDQISAFARELARALEADHPDLAVSDMKKSLRQGKVLVDWSQNNAAKTTIVPYSLRGRPTPMVAAPRTWEEISSPGLKHLDYQAVLRRVQEGTDPFAAVVRASNQSMDVPDKHNDGDPRLGKYRSMRDPEATPEPFSGAAGGGDAFVIQEHHASRLHFDLRLEHDGVLVSWALPKGVPEIGGKNHLAVQTEDHPMDYLTFHGTIPKGEYGAGEMTIWDHGTYELHKWINGREVIVTLHGSEDGGLGGTKKFALIHTGRGQGKDAEGQWLIHLMDKDRHSRRHAPVAMAVPDDGDQGPEDEEAAAPDNAVDEPEELDADADKPDEEADDKPEEENDGPSPDSQRAAASVAPNDFGPMMATSGTTADLHGSNWQFELKWDGVRAILVADEQSIRIFSRNGNDVSKTYPEFTDRDCWPPRPFVADGEIIAVGPSGRPDFGLLQGRMKLTRPGDVAKARKAIPVRLMLFDLLYDTGTDLRALPLTKRRRRLEQFFSPSDCPVDLSTVLEEPVEHILESARELGLEGVMAKRTDSRYVSGQRTRTWIKLKLDQTQEVVVGGWRPGKGARAGSVGSLLVGIPDGRNLRYVGRVGSGFSFRELTELRQTVDGLARKTSPFQDVPREDAADAHWVSPQLVGEVTYSEWTGTGRLRHPVWRGWRLDKEPAEVVREV; encoded by the coding sequence GTGGCCGCCGCTAAGGAACGTGTCCGGGTCGCGGGCCGGGAATTAACCCTTACCAACCTGGGCAAGGTCATCTATCCGGAGACCGGCACCACCAAGGCGGACATCCTGGCATACTACGCCGCCGTAGCGCACGTCCTCATCCCCGCCGCAGCGAACAGGCCGGCCACCCGGAAAAGGTGGGTCAACGGCGTCGGAACCGCAGAGAAGCCGGGAGAGGTCTTCTTCCAGAAAAACCTTGAGGACTCCGCCCCCGGCTGGCTCCCCCGCGCGGCCATCACCCACAAGGACCGGACCATCCACTATCCGATGGTTAACGACGCAGCGACGCTCACCTGGTTCGGCCAGATCAACTCCCTGGAAGTCCACGTCCCCCAGTGGCAGGTGGATTCGCACGGCAACCAGCTGAATCCGGACCGGCTGGTCCTGGACCTCGACCCCGGCACCGGCGCCGGCCTTGAGGAATGCGTGGAGGTGGCGTTACTGGCACGCACCATCCTCGAGGACGTGGGACTGGACCCGGTCCCGGTGACCAGCGGCAGCAAAGGCATCCATTTGTATGCAGCGCTGGACCGGAGCCAGACCTCCGACCAGATCTCCGCGTTTGCCCGGGAACTGGCCCGCGCCCTGGAAGCCGACCATCCCGACCTGGCCGTCAGCGACATGAAAAAGTCCCTGCGCCAAGGCAAGGTGCTGGTGGACTGGAGCCAGAATAATGCGGCCAAAACCACCATCGTGCCCTATTCGCTGCGCGGCCGACCCACCCCCATGGTGGCCGCTCCACGGACCTGGGAGGAAATCAGTTCACCGGGACTGAAGCACCTGGACTACCAGGCCGTGCTGCGCCGGGTGCAGGAAGGCACTGACCCATTCGCCGCCGTCGTCCGCGCCTCGAACCAAAGCATGGACGTTCCGGACAAGCATAACGACGGCGACCCGCGCCTGGGCAAGTACCGCTCCATGCGTGATCCTGAAGCCACACCGGAACCGTTCAGCGGCGCGGCCGGCGGCGGTGACGCGTTTGTCATCCAGGAGCACCACGCCAGCCGGCTCCACTTCGACCTCCGGCTGGAGCACGACGGCGTCCTGGTGTCCTGGGCTTTGCCGAAAGGCGTCCCTGAAATTGGCGGCAAGAACCACCTGGCCGTCCAGACCGAGGATCATCCGATGGACTACCTCACCTTTCACGGAACCATCCCCAAAGGCGAATACGGTGCCGGCGAAATGACCATCTGGGACCACGGCACCTATGAACTGCACAAGTGGATCAACGGCAGGGAGGTCATCGTTACCTTGCACGGTTCCGAGGACGGCGGCCTGGGCGGGACGAAGAAGTTCGCGCTCATCCACACCGGCCGCGGCCAGGGTAAGGACGCCGAAGGGCAATGGCTCATCCACCTCATGGACAAAGACCGTCACAGCAGGCGGCACGCGCCCGTGGCTATGGCAGTGCCCGACGACGGGGACCAAGGGCCTGAGGACGAGGAGGCCGCAGCGCCGGACAACGCCGTTGACGAGCCGGAGGAACTGGACGCCGATGCCGACAAACCTGACGAGGAGGCTGACGATAAGCCTGAAGAGGAGAATGACGGGCCGTCCCCGGACTCGCAGCGGGCCGCCGCTTCGGTAGCACCCAATGATTTTGGCCCCATGATGGCCACGTCCGGGACAACCGCGGACCTGCACGGCAGCAACTGGCAGTTCGAGCTCAAGTGGGACGGGGTCCGCGCCATCCTTGTTGCCGACGAGCAAAGTATCCGCATCTTCAGCCGCAACGGAAACGACGTCAGCAAGACGTACCCCGAGTTCACGGACAGGGACTGCTGGCCGCCCCGGCCGTTCGTTGCCGACGGCGAGATCATCGCCGTCGGCCCCTCAGGCCGGCCTGACTTCGGGCTGCTCCAGGGGCGGATGAAACTTACCCGGCCCGGCGACGTCGCCAAAGCGCGCAAGGCCATTCCGGTCCGGCTGATGCTTTTCGACCTGCTCTACGACACCGGCACGGACCTCCGCGCACTGCCCCTCACGAAGCGTCGCAGGCGGCTGGAGCAGTTCTTCAGCCCCTCGGACTGCCCGGTGGACCTGTCCACGGTCCTCGAGGAACCGGTTGAACACATCCTTGAGAGCGCACGGGAACTGGGCCTGGAAGGCGTAATGGCGAAGCGCACGGACAGCCGTTATGTCAGCGGGCAGCGGACCCGGACCTGGATCAAGCTCAAGCTCGACCAGACCCAGGAGGTTGTGGTGGGCGGCTGGCGGCCGGGCAAGGGCGCCCGTGCAGGGTCGGTGGGATCGCTGCTGGTCGGGATCCCGGACGGCCGGAACCTGAGGTACGTCGGCAGGGTGGGCAGCGGTTTCAGCTTCCGCGAACTGACGGAACTCCGGCAAACCGTGGACGGCCTCGCCCGGAAAACGTCGCCCTTCCAGGACGTCCCGCGTGAGGACGCAGCCGATGCCCACTGGGTGAGCCCTCAATTGGTGGGCGAGGTGACGTACAGCGAGTGGACCGGAACCGGGCGGCTCCGGCACCCGGTGTGGCGCGGCTGGCGGCTGGACAAGGAGCCTGCGGAGGTTGTGCGCGAGGTGTGA
- the ku gene encoding non-homologous end joining protein Ku, whose translation MRAIWKGAIAFGLVNVPVKVYSATEDHDISLHQVHNADGGRIRYQRRCEVCSQVIDYSDIEKAYEEDGKTVVLSKDELKAIPAENSHEIEVVQFVPSEQLEPMMFEKSYYLEPDSKSPKAYVLLRRALEDTDRVAIVQFALREKTRLGALRIKDDVLVLQSLLWPDEVREANFPSLDASIKISPQERDMSAALVESMAADFDPDHFTDDYQVQLRHLIEAKLEQGDALDTDETFGVEAGEGGKGEVIDLMEALKRSLDRKRGGGSASAAGGSGDEAAESGDDEEAATPAAKRATAGKATATKSAGTKSTAGRSATGKTAAKSTATKSTSAKSTDTKTSTAKAGTGKSTATKSTAAKSTTAKSTAAKTAAKPAAKTAASKATGTRTRKPA comes from the coding sequence ATGAGAGCCATCTGGAAAGGTGCCATCGCGTTTGGCCTGGTGAACGTTCCCGTGAAGGTCTACAGTGCCACCGAAGATCATGACATCAGTCTGCACCAGGTCCACAATGCCGATGGCGGCCGGATCCGGTACCAGCGCAGGTGCGAGGTGTGCAGCCAGGTGATCGACTATTCGGACATCGAGAAGGCCTACGAGGAGGATGGAAAGACCGTGGTCCTCTCCAAGGATGAGCTCAAGGCCATTCCCGCCGAGAACAGCCACGAGATCGAAGTGGTGCAGTTCGTCCCGTCCGAGCAGCTTGAACCGATGATGTTCGAGAAGAGCTACTACCTGGAGCCCGACTCCAAATCGCCCAAAGCCTACGTTCTGCTCCGCCGTGCGCTGGAGGACACGGACAGGGTGGCAATCGTCCAGTTCGCGCTGCGCGAGAAGACACGGCTGGGCGCCCTGCGGATCAAGGACGACGTCCTGGTGCTGCAGTCCCTGCTCTGGCCGGACGAGGTGCGCGAAGCGAACTTCCCGTCCCTGGACGCATCCATCAAGATCTCCCCGCAGGAACGCGACATGTCCGCGGCCCTGGTGGAGTCCATGGCGGCCGATTTCGATCCGGACCACTTCACCGATGACTACCAGGTGCAGCTGCGCCACCTGATCGAGGCCAAACTCGAGCAGGGCGACGCACTGGACACGGACGAGACCTTTGGTGTGGAAGCCGGTGAAGGCGGCAAGGGCGAGGTCATCGACCTCATGGAAGCACTGAAGCGGAGCCTGGACCGGAAACGCGGGGGCGGGTCCGCATCTGCTGCCGGCGGCTCCGGGGACGAGGCCGCGGAGTCCGGTGACGACGAAGAGGCCGCCACTCCGGCGGCCAAGAGGGCGACGGCCGGCAAGGCGACGGCAACCAAGTCTGCCGGGACCAAATCCACGGCCGGCAGGTCCGCTACAGGTAAGACCGCAGCCAAATCCACTGCGACCAAGTCCACTTCCGCGAAATCGACGGACACAAAGACCAGTACTGCCAAGGCCGGTACCGGCAAGTCCACGGCCACTAAGTCCACGGCCGCTAAATCCACCACCGCCAAGTCCACGGCGGCCAAGACAGCCGCCAAGCCCGCCGCGAAAACCGCCGCCAGCAAGGCAACGGGCACCAGGACGCGCAAGCCGGCGTGA
- a CDS encoding class I SAM-dependent methyltransferase encodes MNDQADVLEADRALKQKHRAMWASGDYPALASELLLELGAVLVEACGINSRQRVLDVAAGAGNAAIPAAMMGAKVVASDLTPELFDAGRHQAADRGVELEWKEGDAEALPFGDDEFDAVISCLGVMFAPHHQPAADQLLRVCKPGGSIGLLSWTPEGFIGKMFAAMKPFAPPPPPGAQPPPLWGSEDHVRELLGGRVTDVQARKQSLAVRSFHHPEDFVRYFKSHYGPTISVYKFIAEDADKVKELDTALTELADSFGDAHGDSPFQMEWEYLLFTAKKAKGDAG; translated from the coding sequence ATGAATGACCAGGCTGATGTTCTGGAGGCGGACCGGGCGCTCAAGCAAAAGCACCGGGCGATGTGGGCATCGGGGGATTACCCTGCGCTCGCAAGTGAGCTGCTCCTCGAGCTGGGGGCGGTCCTCGTTGAAGCCTGCGGCATCAACTCGCGCCAGCGGGTCCTGGACGTCGCCGCCGGCGCCGGGAACGCCGCCATCCCTGCCGCGATGATGGGCGCGAAAGTCGTGGCCAGCGACCTCACGCCGGAGTTATTCGACGCCGGCCGCCACCAGGCCGCCGACCGCGGCGTTGAGCTGGAATGGAAAGAGGGGGACGCGGAGGCCCTGCCGTTCGGTGACGATGAGTTCGATGCCGTGATCTCCTGCCTGGGGGTGATGTTCGCGCCCCATCACCAGCCCGCAGCGGACCAGCTCCTGCGCGTTTGCAAACCGGGAGGCAGCATCGGGCTGCTCAGCTGGACGCCGGAGGGGTTCATCGGCAAAATGTTCGCCGCAATGAAGCCGTTTGCCCCGCCGCCGCCCCCGGGCGCGCAGCCCCCGCCACTGTGGGGGAGCGAGGACCACGTACGGGAACTGCTCGGCGGGAGGGTCACGGACGTCCAGGCCCGCAAACAGTCCCTGGCCGTCCGGAGTTTCCACCACCCGGAGGACTTCGTGCGCTACTTCAAGTCCCACTACGGGCCAACCATCTCCGTGTACAAGTTCATCGCCGAGGACGCGGACAAGGTCAAGGAGCTGGACACGGCGCTGACTGAGCTGGCTGACTCCTTCGGCGATGCCCACGGTGATTCGCCGTTCCAGATGGAATGGGAGTACCTGCTCTTCACGGCGAAGAAGGCCAAGGGCGATGCCGGGTGA
- a CDS encoding SRPBCC family protein encodes MPGDHVTESAVTIEAPPGRVWDVITDPVATKEFMFGARLATDWSVGGPITWRGTWEGKEYEDKGVVHEVEPGQRLVYTHFSPLGGQEDKPENYHTLTWTLQDQGGRTLLTLAQDNNPTAEAAEHSQGMWDRLVADVKRLSERG; translated from the coding sequence ATGCCGGGTGACCATGTAACGGAGTCCGCCGTCACCATCGAGGCGCCGCCCGGCCGGGTGTGGGACGTCATCACGGATCCGGTGGCCACCAAGGAGTTTATGTTTGGGGCCCGGCTCGCCACGGACTGGAGCGTTGGCGGACCCATCACCTGGCGGGGGACCTGGGAAGGCAAGGAGTACGAGGACAAGGGAGTGGTCCATGAAGTGGAACCCGGCCAGCGGCTGGTGTACACACACTTCAGCCCCCTTGGAGGCCAGGAGGACAAGCCGGAAAACTACCACACCCTGACCTGGACGCTGCAGGACCAGGGCGGCCGCACGCTGCTGACGCTGGCCCAGGACAACAACCCCACAGCGGAGGCGGCCGAGCACTCACAGGGCATGTGGGACCGGCTGGTGGCAGACGTCAAGAGGCTGTCCGAGCGCGGCTGA
- a CDS encoding HPr family phosphocarrier protein: MPERTATVASRVGLHARPAAIFAEAAGEYDLDITIAREGEPADEAMDAASILSLMSLGASHGDVVVLRAEGDGADTALDHLVQILETDHDAE; this comes from the coding sequence ATGCCAGAACGCACAGCAACCGTCGCCAGCCGCGTGGGCCTGCACGCCCGCCCTGCCGCCATCTTTGCCGAGGCAGCCGGAGAGTACGACCTGGACATCACCATCGCCCGCGAAGGCGAGCCGGCCGACGAGGCCATGGACGCCGCCAGCATCCTGTCCCTCATGAGCCTGGGCGCCTCACACGGCGACGTGGTGGTCCTCCGGGCCGAGGGCGACGGCGCTGACACGGCCCTGGACCACCTGGTCCAGATCCTGGAAACGGACCACGACGCCGAGTAA
- a CDS encoding PTS fructose transporter subunit IIABC, with the protein MTQLITTELVELDQNLGNSPETVIRHLASKVAATGRASEVEGLFADAFAREQKTATGIPGGIAIPHCRSAAVNEPTLAMARLDPKVDFGAKDGPADLIFFIAAPDGADQEHLKLLSKLARSLIKKDFTAALRNASSREEIVELVDGALADKPAAHAAAAPAGVAAGAAGASAGSTSVGSVSADPVSTSSTTGASAGSGPKRLVAVTACPTGIAHTYMAADSLVLAAQEAGVDLQVETQGSSGAKPLDPAVIAAADAVIFAVDVDVRGKERFAGKPVINAPVKRGIDEPAKMVQEALAAADNPNARRVPHFGAEEQAEHEAEERGEHIGQKLKRALLTGVSYMIPFVAGGGLLIALGFLLGGYNITAVADKVVLANNFGNLPEGGLAIYLGAVLFKIGALSMGFLVPALAGYIAYAIADRPGIAPGFVAGAVSGFMGAGFLGGIVGGLLAGYIAHLIGTWQVPRWLRGLMPVVIIPLLASIVASGLMFLVLGGPIAGLTNALNAWLTGMTGASAVVLGIILGLMMCFDLGGPVNKVAYAFAVAGLSAGSATNQAPWQIMATVMAAGMVPPLAMALATVLDRRLFSLAERENGKAAWLLGASFISEGAIPFAAADPLRVIPASMLGGALTGALSMAFGVTSQAPHGGIFVFFAIGNLLMFVLSIIAGTIVSALAVVALKRWAAPKSAATVETVPATV; encoded by the coding sequence GTGACCCAGCTCATCACCACGGAACTGGTCGAGCTCGACCAGAACCTGGGCAACTCCCCCGAAACGGTGATCCGGCACCTGGCAAGCAAAGTAGCTGCCACCGGACGCGCATCAGAAGTTGAAGGCCTCTTCGCGGATGCCTTCGCCCGCGAGCAGAAAACTGCCACGGGTATCCCCGGCGGCATTGCCATCCCGCACTGCCGCTCCGCGGCCGTCAACGAACCCACCCTGGCCATGGCCCGCCTGGACCCCAAGGTGGACTTCGGCGCCAAGGACGGCCCGGCGGACCTGATTTTCTTCATCGCAGCCCCGGACGGCGCGGACCAGGAGCACCTCAAGCTGCTGTCCAAGCTCGCCCGGTCCCTGATCAAGAAGGACTTCACTGCAGCCCTGCGCAACGCTTCCTCCCGAGAGGAGATCGTGGAACTGGTGGACGGCGCACTGGCTGACAAGCCTGCCGCCCACGCCGCGGCCGCTCCCGCAGGCGTTGCGGCAGGTGCTGCCGGTGCATCCGCCGGTTCTACTTCGGTAGGCTCGGTTTCCGCCGACCCGGTTTCGACAAGCTCAACCACCGGCGCTTCTGCAGGCTCAGGGCCCAAGCGCCTCGTGGCCGTGACCGCATGCCCCACCGGCATCGCCCACACGTACATGGCGGCAGACTCACTGGTTCTGGCCGCACAGGAGGCCGGCGTTGACCTGCAGGTTGAGACGCAGGGTTCCTCCGGCGCCAAGCCGCTGGACCCCGCCGTCATCGCGGCCGCCGATGCCGTCATCTTCGCGGTGGACGTGGACGTACGCGGCAAGGAGCGCTTCGCCGGCAAGCCCGTCATCAACGCACCGGTCAAGCGCGGTATCGACGAGCCGGCCAAGATGGTCCAGGAGGCCCTCGCCGCAGCGGACAACCCCAACGCCCGCCGTGTCCCGCACTTCGGCGCGGAAGAGCAGGCCGAGCATGAGGCCGAGGAACGGGGCGAGCACATCGGCCAGAAGCTGAAGCGTGCACTGCTCACCGGTGTCAGTTACATGATCCCGTTCGTGGCCGGCGGCGGCCTGCTGATCGCCCTGGGCTTCCTGCTGGGCGGCTACAACATCACCGCGGTGGCAGACAAGGTGGTCCTTGCCAACAACTTCGGGAACCTCCCGGAGGGCGGCCTGGCCATTTACCTGGGCGCGGTCCTGTTCAAGATCGGTGCCCTGTCCATGGGCTTCCTGGTCCCGGCGCTGGCCGGCTACATTGCCTACGCCATTGCCGACCGTCCCGGCATCGCCCCAGGCTTCGTTGCCGGTGCGGTGTCCGGCTTCATGGGCGCCGGGTTCCTCGGCGGCATCGTGGGCGGCCTGCTGGCCGGCTACATCGCGCACCTCATCGGCACCTGGCAGGTGCCGCGCTGGCTGCGCGGCCTGATGCCTGTTGTCATCATCCCGCTGCTCGCCTCCATCGTTGCCTCCGGCCTGATGTTCCTGGTGCTCGGCGGACCCATCGCGGGCCTCACCAACGCCCTCAACGCCTGGCTCACCGGCATGACAGGCGCCTCCGCGGTGGTCCTCGGCATCATCCTCGGCCTCATGATGTGCTTCGACCTCGGCGGCCCGGTCAACAAGGTGGCCTACGCCTTCGCTGTAGCCGGCCTGAGCGCAGGCAGCGCCACGAACCAGGCGCCGTGGCAGATCATGGCCACCGTGATGGCCGCAGGCATGGTGCCCCCACTCGCGATGGCACTCGCCACGGTCCTGGACCGGAGGCTCTTCAGCCTCGCTGAGCGCGAAAACGGCAAGGCCGCCTGGCTGCTGGGCGCGTCCTTCATCTCCGAAGGCGCCATCCCGTTCGCCGCAGCCGACCCGCTGCGCGTCATCCCCGCCAGCATGCTGGGCGGCGCCCTCACCGGCGCACTCTCCATGGCCTTCGGAGTCACGTCCCAGGCACCCCACGGCGGCATCTTCGTGTTCTTCGCCATCGGCAACCTGCTGATGTTCGTCCTGTCGATCATCGCGGGAACCATCGTCAGCGCGCTGGCTGTGGTGGCCCTGAAGCGTTGGGCAGCCCCGAAGAGCGCTGCTACGGTGGAGACCGTTCCAGCAACCGTCTGA